tatccatctatccatccatccatccatccatccatccatccatccatccatccatccatccatccatccatccatctatccatctatccatctatcatccatccatccatccatccatccatccatccatccatccatccatccatccatccatccatccatctatctatctatctatctatctatctatctatctatctatctatctatctatctatctatctatctatctatctatctatctatctatctatctatctatctatctatctatctacaaaAGTTGTGTCTGTATTTGCAGTCTGACCAGTGCACTGGTCTCCAAGGGTTTTTGGTTTTCCACTCCTTTGGCGGGGGCACCGGCTCTGGTTTCACCTCCCTCCTCATGGAGCGACTTTCTGTTGATTATGGGAAGAAATCAAAACTTGAGTTTGCAATCTACCCAGCCCCTCAGGTGTCCACAGCAGTGGTAGAGCCCTACAACTCCATTCTGACCACTCACACAACCCTCGAGCACTCCGATTGCGCCTTCATGGTGGACAACGAAGCCATCTATGACATCTGCCGCAGGAACCTCGATATTGAACGTCCATCTTACACCAACCTCAACCGCCTTATCAGTCAGATAGTGTCATCTATCACAGCCTCTCTTCGCTTTGACGGAGCCCTGAATGTTGACCTGACCGAGTTCCAGACCAACTTGGTGCCCTACCCTCGCATCCACTTCCCTCTGGCCACATATGCACCTGTCATTTCTGCCGAGAAGGCTTACCATGAGCAGCTTTCCGTGGCTGAAATCACCAACGCCTGCTTTGAGCCGGCCAACCAGATGGTCAAGTGCGATCCTCGTCACGGTAAATACATGGCATGCTGCCTGCTGTATCGTGGCGATGTCGTACCCAAAGACGTTAATGGGGCCATCGCCGCCATCAAAACCAAACGCACCATTCAGTTTGTGGATTGGTGTCCTACTGGCTTCAAAGTGGGAATCAACTACCAGCCTCCTACAGTTGTTCCTGGAGGAGATCTGGCCAAGGTGCAGAGGGCCGTGTGCATGCTGAGCAACACcacagccatcgctgaggcctgGGCCCGCCTGGATCACAAGTTTGATCTCATGTATGCCAAGAGGGCCTTTGTGCACTGGTATGTGGGAGAGGGAATGGAGGAAGGCGAGTTCTCAGAGGCCAGAGAGGATATGGCGGCCCTGGAGAAGGATTATGAAGAGGTTGGAATTGACTCCTATGAAGACGAAGATGATGGAGAATACTAGACACATTTGGGTATTTATTAAATAGTCAACAATGCTAAGTAGTTCTCAGCATTGATTCATTATCAGgtctagattttttttctacccattaaatatttcaacatACTATTTTGTCTGTTGTCTACTTGGTTGGAGTATGTGTGCTATAAACTTTCTTCAGTATTAAAATTCAGGAAACATGGAAAGTTCTATTGCTCCTATCACATATCACAATTTTACTAAATAATTAACATTACAAATTAATATACTCTACAGTTCAATGGAACAGTGGAAAAATCTACATCTCTGTTTAATtgacacatttttgtgtttatgaaagagaccaaaataaataatttaagaatttaagtatatatatatattatatatatatatatatatatatatatatatatatatatatatatatatatatatatatatatatatatatatatatatatatatatatatatatatatatatatatatatatatatatatatatatatatatatatatatatatacatatatatatatatatatatatatatatatacatatatatatatatatatatatatatatatatatatatatatatatatatatatacatatatatatatatatatatatatatatatatatatatatatatatatatatatatatatatatatatatatatatatatatatatatatatataaagaaactTAGATAATGTGCAGGCAAATGTGCTCAGAAATAAGCCATCAAATTCAAACTCATGGTAAATGGGAGTCAGCCCACACCTGGCAATTCACGTCTTCTAAAGAGTGTTATGGTCTGACGAGACCAAGGTTAAACTTTTTGGCCATGGTTACTTTTGATGTAAACACGACATTAATCATCACCAAGACAACACCATTTCGGCAGTGCAGCAACATGCTTTACGGCTGTTTCTCTTCAGCCGGAAATGGGGCTTTAGTCAAAGTGCAGAGAATTCTGTTCCGAAGCAGTTTGTGTAAGTacaaagcacaaaaaaacaacaacaacaacaataaataaaataaaataataaaatattagaaCATTATTTGGGGTTAACCAGAGGCACGCTAAAGCCAAGTTAAGTTTCTTaaggacattattattattattattattattattattattattattattattattattattattattattattattattattattattattattattattattgtcttttATGCACAGTTGCATAACTTTTCCTGAATGTCGGGAGCATCCGTAGTACCATGTTAGAAGATACACATTCCACACAGGAAGACTGGAGCCTCCATTCGAACCCAGAACATCAGAACTGCGTGGCAGACGCGCTGACCACTACTCATCCACTTTACATCCGTACACGTCTTGTGTTGAAGCGTCCCCTAGTGGAGTATGAAGGATATAGTAGCTAGGACCAGATGCAGGCGAATTccattttagaaaaataaagGGCAGAGAGAGGGGGTCAAAACACGATACTCATAAGCGAGTGAGAGCCTTAAATTTTTAGTTGCAAAACAAATTTaataatgctcttttttttgtttttaacacaatatttaTTCATATGTGTTTGTAATGTATTGCATATAAAGAATATAATTACTATGCGCACGTAATGAAAACCacagcaaattgggcttttATTGTCCGATTTTAAATGGTTGCTCCTTGCTCCCTGGATGTGAATGGTTGGTTGCCCCGGCAACTACCAAACGCTTTTTCGACTTCCGGAAGTGCGTGCTCTGAGGAAATATGGCGTTCGGAGAGACGCCTTTATTTTTAGCTGCTGTAGATCCAACATGTTCTTTTAGAGTTTTATATttttctgttcttattgctttcGCAGGCTTCGAAACGGCAAATTGCGAGGACGTGTTTAGTGCAAGCAACAAGCCTACTGTACCCATCGCCGCCGCTAGGGACCTTCGGTGAGCATAAGTGACACGTTCAGTTATGCTAGCCGCTCTTGGCTAACGTGAAATTGGTTGCAGTGATTCATttgtaaaa
The Festucalex cinctus isolate MCC-2025b chromosome 11, RoL_Fcin_1.0, whole genome shotgun sequence DNA segment above includes these coding regions:
- the LOC144030324 gene encoding tubulin alpha chain, with protein sequence MRECISVHVGQAGVQMGNTCWELYCLEHGIQPDGQMPTQKAIGGHDDSFTTFFSETGTGKYVPRAVFVDLEPTVVDEVRTGTYRQLFHPEQLISGKEDAANNYARGHYTIGREIIDSVLDRMRKLSDQCTGLQGFLVFHSFGGGTGSGFTSLLMERLSVDYGKKSKLEFAIYPAPQVSTAVVEPYNSILTTHTTLEHSDCAFMVDNEAIYDICRRNLDIERPSYTNLNRLISQIVSSITASLRFDGALNVDLTEFQTNLVPYPRIHFPLATYAPVISAEKAYHEQLSVAEITNACFEPANQMVKCDPRHGKYMACCLLYRGDVVPKDVNGAIAAIKTKRTIQFVDWCPTGFKVGINYQPPTVVPGGDLAKVQRAVCMLSNTTAIAEAWARLDHKFDLMYAKRAFVHWYVGEGMEEGEFSEAREDMAALEKDYEEVGIDSYEDEDDGEY